In the genome of Paramisgurnus dabryanus chromosome 18, PD_genome_1.1, whole genome shotgun sequence, one region contains:
- the sowahaa gene encoding ankyrin repeat domain-containing protein SOWAHA: MELTQEAILNILIEGKGKVKNSELLGKYKEHLNSSDPEEKKKNRDLFKSFVNNLAVVKDFEETKYIVLKKVYHHLLEANTDQNTQREQKQQDDEDGSHSEEDKKEQQYVEDRRSDVRRSSSPVGPSFIEAALEKAKNVEFKPVKSLQFSVPLKSDDSDKHGAVFPVKKETNANKPYALPLRMPLVDVSHHNKKTATEHLETGQNPHSSPQCKRKPSTDGFVSTGGSPQLRRHFKTPKQAEEPKYSNHCPLDSLEHEWLVKSAAGQWSQVYGLLLKEAQLAEKKDFISGFTALHWAVKCGNIEMADAIIQRSSAVDIDAKSYGGYTPLHLAAIHDQLALIELLLKYDANKNVRDNCGKKPYHYLQEAVPKELKERLGEPKARCHEVVHVREEFDPYKHLKTPYRLFQNNPVHKKKSKTRVVSLAEDVRDEKSDPLLHKQRPISNLFY, encoded by the coding sequence ATGGAATTAACTCAAGAAGCGATTTTAAACATACTAATAGAGGGGAAAGGAAAGGTGAAAAACTCTGAGCTTCTGGGCAAGTATAAAGAGCACCTGAACTCTAGTGATCCAGAAGAGAAGAAGAAAAACCGAGATCTCTTCAAGTCTTTTGTCAACAACCTTGCTGTTGTGAAAGATTTTGAGGAAACCAAGTACATTGTTCTGAAGAAAGTATACCATCATTTACTAGAAGCCAATACAGACCAAAACACCCAAAGAGAACAGAAACAACAGGATGATGAAGATGGATCGCACTCTGAAGAAGATAAGAAAGAACAACAATATGTGGAAGATAGGAGATCAGACGTGAGGAGATCTTCCAGCCCGGTGGGACCTTCTTTTATAGAGGCTGCTTTAGAAAAAGCCAAGAATGTGGAGTTTAAACCTGTTAAGTCTTTACAATTCTCTGTACCTTTAAAATCTGATGATTCAGACAAACATGGAGCAGTGTTTCCAGTCAAGAAAGAGACAAATGCAAACAAGCCCTATGCGCTACCTTTACGCATGCCCCTGGTAGATGTCAGTCATCATAACAAGAAAACTGCCACTGAGCACTTGGAAACTGGACAAAATCCCCATTCCTCGCCTCAGTGTAAGAGGAAACCGTCTACAGATGGTTTTGTCAGCACCGGTGGGTCTCCACAGTTACGGAGACACTTCAAGACCCCTAAACAGGCTGAGGAGCCAAAGTACTCGAACCATTGCCCACTGGATTCCCTGGAACATGAGTGGCTTGTGAAGTCTGCCGCAGGACAGTGGAGCCAAGTGTACGGTCTCCTATTAAAAGAGGCTCAGCTTGCGGAGAAAAAAGACTTTATCTCTGGTTTTACGGCCTTACATTGGGCTGTCAAGTGTGGAAACATTGAAATGGCCGATGCTATTATTCAACGATCCAGTGCGGTGGACATTGATGCTAAATCTTATGGTGGCTACACACCATTGCACCTCGCTGCCATTCATGATCAGCTAGCTCTGATTGAACTTCTACTTAAATATGATGCCAACAAGAATGTGAGAGACAACTGCGGTAAAAAACCCTACCATTATCTGCAGGAAGCAGTACCCAAAGAACTAAAGGAGCGTTTGGGAGAACCCAAGGCCCGCTGTCATGAAGTTGTTCATGTCAGGGAAGAGTTTGACCCATATAAACATCTAAAAACACCTTACCGCCTCTTCCAGAATAATCCAGTGCATAAGAAAAAGAGCAAGACTAGAGTCGTCTCCTTGGCTGAAGATGTCAGAGACGAAAAGAGTGATCCTTTGTTACATAAACAGAGGCCCATttctaatttattttattaa